Genomic segment of Bacteroides intestinalis DSM 17393:
TACCGGACCATCATTATAAGCATTGGCATAAGGATCGATGTTGATGCACATAAACTGACGGCGGATTACACCTTCCAGCATCTTCTTCAGTTCCGGGTCCTGGTTGGCAAGTTGTACGTAAGGCCACACTTGTGCACCGGAATCACGTAACCACATGGCATGGATGTCACCGGTATAAACAAAAGTATCCGGTTTGCCATTCAAGAGACGATAGTGTACGGTGGTATCCAATGTGTTGGGGAAACAGTTTTCGAACATCCATGCCAGTTTGGCATTGGTCAGTAACTTTTTTACCCGCAGGATTTCCGCTTCTACTGCTTGTGATGTGTAGAGGCGGTTCTTTACTGCCGGACGATTTGTTTTGTAAGCAGCGGTTATTTGAGCATGATTTACTACTTTCGTGTTATCTTGCTTCAGAGCAGGCAGTGCTGCTTTGGCAGTGCCACTCATACATAATAGTGCCACTGCGCATAGGCCGATCTTCTTCTTTTTCATATTCTTGAAGTATTAATATTTTATTAGTATGATTATTATTGGATAGCTGCAAGGCGGGCATACATTTCTACCATGGCAGCTTGTGTGAGAAGCCATTTCCGTTCATTCCGGTTATTGCCGGTGAAGTCGGTGTTGAAAAGACCTTTCTCATCGCGGGCATGTTCCCAGGCGTGGTCCAGACTCTTATTGAAAGAATCCAGATAGGTTTTATTGTGGTCTATATGATAAAGTTCGATGAACCCCCTTAGCATGACGGCAGTAAACCATACATCTCCTTGCTTGATCATTCTGAATGCTTCGCCATGTTCCGGGGTATAGTCCGTAAAGAAGTAATTATGGCATGCCTGAGCTATATTTTGTGCATCGGTCAGATACTCCTCTTTTCCGGTGAGTTGATATAGTAAAGAGGCGGATTGCATCATTTGTCCGCTGTTGTAGGCAAACTTGGCTTTACCTATTCTCCCATTCAGGGATATATTGTCAAAGTACAGGTAGTCTGTAGAATCTTGTAGTTGGGCTTGGGTCCATTTGTACAGTTGTTCCCCTCGCTTCAGGTAAGCACTATCCTGGGTAGCCTTAAAGAGTTTCAATGCGAGGACTGAGCCGGGAGCATTGGAACAGGTATTCTTGGAGCCCTTCTTTTGTTCGCACCAGTAGATGCCACCACCTAAGTTATCATCCATGCCGCTTTCTATAAACTTCCAGATGAGTTTTGCTTTCTGAAGGTATTTATCTTCTTTAGTTGCTAAATAGGTGTCGGTGAAGTCAATGCCCAGCCAGACATTATCATCGTAGAAACGGTCGGATTGGGGAGCTGTGCGGATGTAGGAAGCGTAAGCTTCGGGTGCTCTCTGGGTATCGAAATACTCTTCTAAGCCTACTAATACCTTCTTGTCGAGCAGTGATTTGTAGAGGGTATCTTGTGTGACTTCATATAAAGCGCTTACTGCGGAGAAGGTGCCGGAATAAGGCCATAAGTAGGAGTATTGGTTGGGCATATTCTTTTGTTCTTCGGATGCCAGATAGGTTGCGGTGTAGTCACCGACATTCGAAGGATAATTTTCGCGAAGCAGGCATGTGCCGGGAGCAGAGTAGTTCTGGTATAGGGAATCCAATGTTTGCTTGGCCCGTGTCAGGGAGAGTTCATTGCCTACGACTACCTGTTTCCGGGTGTCGCAACCGGTCAGTGCGGCTATGCATACCAATAGCCCGAAGAATACTTGTTTTGAGTTCATCATTCTTAATTTAGATTGTTATTGGGTTAATATTTTGTTTCAGTCGGCAAAACTTTTTCTTAATATGCAAAGTTACTCGCCGACCTGTAAAACGATATACGATTTCGCGACATTAATGTACTAGAGAGAGGGAATGACACAAAAGGAGATAGATGTGTCATAAAAGCGTAAAGGAGAAAGGATAGGGGAAATCATGCGAAATGGAATCCCTGCGATTTTTTCTTTTTCTTCTACTTAGGGTGGAAATGGAAGCTTCTCGTGCGAATAGGATTATCAAATTGACAGATTGGCAAAATGGTTGTATGGTTAAAGTTTAATGATGAAGTTTGAAAGAAAAGAATCTAATGAGTTTATCTATCAATTCAAATAAATACTCTATTTTTGTTGTGTTCAATGATTTGATGAAGACTTATGAGTAATTACAGATATACATTATCCGATTATAATGCGATTAAAGAAGCAGATATTGCTATTAATGGCATAACTGTGCTTGCCGGAGAAAATGGATGTGGAAAAAGTACATTGTCCCGTTGGCTTTATTATCTGATTAATGGTTTTAACAGGTTTGATGAGTTTGCTTATAACGACTTGTTGAAGCAGATACAAGATTGCTTGCGTAAGCCGGATCGAGTGCGTAGAGATATAGTGAATCGAGGAGATGAGAATATCAATGTTACCTATAGCCGCTTGCTGGAGACCAGAGTTGTATATGGGGATATTGAAAGTCTTTTTCATGCGAGTTTGGATGTGTTAGCCTCTTTCCGGAAAGAGTTAATAAGTTATATGAATAGTGGTGACGAGGGGAATAAAAATCGAATTCTGACATATCTTGCTATACCATTGGATGGAGGTATTACTTTGGATGATTACTGTGATGATTTAGAGAATATTGTTACGGCTGCATACGTTAATATTTTAGATGACTTAAGGATGCATCCGGTTGGGAGATTACAAGGGTATATCTATGAATATCTGATTGAAGAAGGAATCTTTGATCCTCCTGCTTCTATTCAGTTATATGAAGACCAGATTCCTCTTTTGGCAGAACGGTGTTTCAGTATGCCTTATATGTTGCATAGAGCAATATATATTGATACCCCTATGGCATTAGCAGTAGAAGGATCAGAGTTAAATCATTGGAAAGAGTTGGCGAATATGATGCTTAGCTCCACGGGAACTAATATACCGGAGCGGAATAGACTTCTTTTAGCCCGGATAATGCGTTCCATTAATGGTAAGATTTCAGTGGATAAGGGATGGTTTAAGAATGACGAATTACATTATCATCGTACTGACGGACTGGATATCACGCTTGCGTCTACAGCCACCGGAATCAAGTCATTCGCTTACTTGCAACGTTTGCTTGAAAATGGATACTTGAATGAAGAGTCTCTTTTGCTTATTGATGAACCTGAGGCGCATCTTCATCCTCAATGGATTGTAGAATTTGCTCGTTTACTGGTGTTGCTTCATAAACAAGTAGGGCTCAAAATAATAGTTGCAAGCCATAATCCTGATATGGTATCTGCTATTCAGTCAATAGCCCGTAAAGAGGGCGTATTACAGAATACCTGTTTCTATCAGGCAGAGAGAGCTTCAGAAGATTCCATGCAGTATGTCTATAAGAACTTAGGCAGCGATATAAGTGAAATCTTTAAGTCATTCAATATTGCTATTTCACGTATACAGGATTATGGTTCAACTGGTCTGTCAGAATGATATTATAGTCAGCCACCCTTTTGCTTGTCATTGTCAGGCTACTTTGAATGATGTTGCTGCAAAAGATTATCAGAGAACGGGATGGTTCGATCCACGTATCACTTGTCTTTCATTGGATGACTATGAGGCTAAAGTACTTAAAGGGAGTAATGACTGTACAATGGATGCTGCCATTGGAATAGGTAATTATGCGAATAATCGTGTTACTACTTCCCGGTTGATGCTGGTAGAGTTGAGAATGGGGTATGATAATGTAGATAATTTAAGTGCATCTTCATTGGAAAATAAGATAAACCATTCCGAAAATCTATTGTCGGGTCATCGTATAGACAAGAATAACTACTTTATCTTTAGAGACGGAGTGGCGGCTCAGGCTAAAAGCTGGGCGGAGCGAAAAAAGAAAGAAGGAGGAGTATGTCATGTATGGGTTGTCTTGTCTGTAGATGAGTTTAATCATCTGATTCAGTTTGTAGAAGATATGCCTTATGTACCAAATAATGATTTGGCACAGATAAGCAAAAGACTGACAGATTGTGTGACTGATAGAAATTGGAGAGGTTTATGTGAAGAAACGGACTACTGGCGGGAAAAGGCACTTTACTATAAACATAGATATGAATTGGCTGAGTTTGAAGCTATTCGTACTTTGTTGTTAGATACATGGTGTGCTATTGAACCTGATCAACTGGGTTTAAATATACTGTCGGATGATTACTGTTTTTTATGTATAGTCAAGGAAGATCTTTCTTGTTTGAATGTTTAGCAATGATAATAAGCTTATTTTTCCGGTAATCAACTGAAACTACTAAATTCGGTTGATTACCGGAATTACTTTTTATTTACTCTTTACTACCTTACTTTTCCAGATGTGGTACGTCCACTCCGCATGGCTACTGCCCGAAGGTTGTACATCAGGGGCTGCCTTGCTGACTGTAAAGTAGAATTCCGGTTCTTCCCAGTCTTGCAAGTGGCCGAAATTATCCCTCAGCAAAGTGGCATTGTGGTTTCTCGGATAGCCGGTATCATCCGGGGTGATCCGGTAAATCGGTGTCCAGTTACCTCTTTGATTGGTGAAGTCAGAAAGGTTCATGTAGTCTATTTCCAATGAAGAATTCAAATAATTGGGATAATCATTGGGCATAGGTTGTACCGGACGTATCATGACGATTTTATCCGCATCCTTGTCAATTGCAAATTCCGAGTTACAGGTATAATCCCTTGACTGGTTGTCAATGGCCTTTAAACCTGTCTGTACAATCGTTTGCGGGGTACTGATGGAATATGTATCCATATTACTGAAATCCGCTTCGGTCCAGACGATGCGCGTACCCCCGATATCACCTACGGTATAAGTCAGCAGTAGCTTACCTTTTCCATCCAGAGATACGACAGAAGGCTGGCCTACTCCCCATGACTTAC
This window contains:
- a CDS encoding glycoside hydrolase family 76 protein, with product MNSKQVFFGLLVCIAALTGCDTRKQVVVGNELSLTRAKQTLDSLYQNYSAPGTCLLRENYPSNVGDYTATYLASEEQKNMPNQYSYLWPYSGTFSAVSALYEVTQDTLYKSLLDKKVLVGLEEYFDTQRAPEAYASYIRTAPQSDRFYDDNVWLGIDFTDTYLATKEDKYLQKAKLIWKFIESGMDDNLGGGIYWCEQKKGSKNTCSNAPGSVLALKLFKATQDSAYLKRGEQLYKWTQAQLQDSTDYLYFDNISLNGRIGKAKFAYNSGQMMQSASLLYQLTGKEEYLTDAQNIAQACHNYFFTDYTPEHGEAFRMIKQGDVWFTAVMLRGFIELYHIDHNKTYLDSFNKSLDHAWEHARDEKGLFNTDFTGNNRNERKWLLTQAAMVEMYARLAAIQ
- a CDS encoding AAA family ATPase, translated to MSNYRYTLSDYNAIKEADIAINGITVLAGENGCGKSTLSRWLYYLINGFNRFDEFAYNDLLKQIQDCLRKPDRVRRDIVNRGDENINVTYSRLLETRVVYGDIESLFHASLDVLASFRKELISYMNSGDEGNKNRILTYLAIPLDGGITLDDYCDDLENIVTAAYVNILDDLRMHPVGRLQGYIYEYLIEEGIFDPPASIQLYEDQIPLLAERCFSMPYMLHRAIYIDTPMALAVEGSELNHWKELANMMLSSTGTNIPERNRLLLARIMRSINGKISVDKGWFKNDELHYHRTDGLDITLASTATGIKSFAYLQRLLENGYLNEESLLLIDEPEAHLHPQWIVEFARLLVLLHKQVGLKIIVASHNPDMVSAIQSIARKEGVLQNTCFYQAERASEDSMQYVYKNLGSDISEIFKSFNIAISRIQDYGSTGLSE
- a CDS encoding glycoside hydrolase family protein yields the protein MTKYLLGLISLCLMCSCSDTAPGETPPIDPPTPTPTVTITKPEFVFGFQGQSKYSYCPSALKQADGTVHLYFCGNPENLIMVDNIFHIKINPDGTQTAAKSVLQPGVPGSWDDHHTCDPSVIEGNFTWKNTTYKYAMFFLSNMYGVYYNEIGVAFSNDLDTDSWVKYPQQIVKKTWSSEGDQEIGGGGKSWGVGQPSVVSLDGKGKLLLTYTVGDIGGTRIVWTEADFSNMDTYSISTPQTIVQTGLKAIDNQSRDYTCNSEFAIDKDADKIVMIRPVQPMPNDYPNYLNSSLEIDYMNLSDFTNQRGNWTPIYRITPDDTGYPRNHNATLLRDNFGHLQDWEEPEFYFTVSKAAPDVQPSGSSHAEWTYHIWKSKVVKSK